A genomic segment from Panthera tigris isolate Pti1 chromosome A1, P.tigris_Pti1_mat1.1, whole genome shotgun sequence encodes:
- the LOC102950714 gene encoding olfactory receptor 2T11 encodes MKNITLSSDFILLGLLVNNKTTGIVFAVIFAIFVVAVTANLVMIFLIQVDSRLHTPMYFLLSQLSIMDTLFICTTVPKLLVDMVSKEKTISFVGCGIQIFLYLSMIGSEFFLLGLMAYDRYVAVCNPLRYPVLMNRRVCLLLAAGAWFGGSLDGFLLTPITMNVPYCHSRNINHFFCEIPAVLRLACADTSLYETLMYICCVLMLLIPISIISISYSLILLTVHRMRSAEGRKKAFTTCSSHLTVVSIFYGAAFYTYVLPQSFHTPEQDKVVSAFYTIVTPMLNPLIYSLRNKDVMGAFQKILSRCLSAQKVSTSDA; translated from the coding sequence ATGAAGAATATAACTTTATCTTCTGATTTTATCCTCCTGGGGCTTCTGGTGAACAATAAAACTACTGGGATTGTCTTTGctgttatttttgctatttttgtggTAGCTGTAACTGCAAATTTGGTCATGATATTCTTGATTCAGGTGGACTCCCGTCTCCATACTCCTATGTACTTTCTGCTCAGCCAGCTGTCCATCATGGACACTCTTTTCATTTGTACCACTGTCCCAAAACTTCTGGTCGACATGGTTTCTAAAGAGAAGACCATTTCCTTTGTGGGTTGCGGCATCCAGATCTTCCTCTACTTGAGCATGATTGGCTCGGAGTTCTTCCTCTTGGGCctcatggcctatgaccgctatgtggctGTCTGTAACCCTCTTAGGTATCCAGTCCTGATGAACCGCAGGGTGTGTCTCCTGCTGGCTGCTGGTGCCTGGTTTGGGGGGTCCCTGGATGGCTTTCTGCTCACCCCCATCACCATGAATGTTCCTTATTGTCACTCCCGCAATATCAACCATTTTTTCTGTGAGATCCCTGCAGTTCTCAGACTAGCCTGTGCTGACACATCCTTGTATGAAACCTTGATGTACATCTGCTGTGTACTAATGTTGCTCATCCCTATCTCTATCATCTCAATCTCCTACTCTCTTATTTTGTTAACTGTCCACAGAATGCGCTCTGCTGAAGGCCGGAAAAAGGCCTTTACTACTTGCTCTTCCCACTTGACTGTGGTCAGCATTTTCTATGGGGCTGCCTTCTACACTTATGTTCTGCCCCAGTCTTTTCACACTCCTGAGCAGGACAAAGTAGTTTCAGCCTTCTATACCATTGTCACACCCATGCTCAATCCTCTTATCTACAGCCTCAGAAACAAGGATGTCATGGGGGCATTTCAAAAGATATTGTCAAGATGTTTATCTGCTCAGAAAGTATCCACAAGTGATGCTTAG